A single window of Kitasatospora sp. HUAS MG31 DNA harbors:
- a CDS encoding EamA family transporter, with protein MRALLLTALAPLAWGTTYAVTTEFLPADRPLLTATVRALPAGLVLLAVTRVLPRGAWWWRAAVLGALNIGVFFALLFVAAYRLPGGVAAVLGAVQPLMAAALALPLLGERISRRTLLAGITGVTGVALVVLRATARLDAPGLLAGLAGAAAMAAGTVLTKRWGRPEGVGPLAMTGWQLTAGGLLLLPLAALVEGAPPALTGGNLLGYAYLAIANTAVGYWLWFRGIGRLPAVSVAFLGLLSPVSAALIGWAALAQALTPLQLLGMAVALTGTLLAQRPAARKPAVAGKPTAAHTPTLAGTRYGDRLARR; from the coding sequence ATGCGCGCCCTGCTGCTCACCGCACTGGCCCCGCTCGCCTGGGGCACCACCTACGCCGTCACCACCGAGTTCCTCCCCGCCGACCGTCCGCTGCTGACCGCGACCGTCCGCGCCCTGCCCGCCGGCCTGGTGCTGCTGGCGGTGACCCGGGTGCTGCCCCGCGGCGCCTGGTGGTGGCGGGCCGCCGTGCTCGGCGCGCTCAACATCGGGGTCTTCTTCGCGCTGCTGTTCGTCGCCGCCTACCGGCTGCCCGGCGGGGTGGCCGCGGTGCTCGGCGCGGTGCAGCCGCTGATGGCCGCCGCCCTGGCCCTCCCGCTGCTCGGCGAGCGGATCAGCCGCCGGACCCTGCTGGCCGGGATCACCGGCGTGACCGGGGTGGCGCTGGTGGTGCTCAGGGCCACCGCCCGGCTGGACGCACCCGGCCTGCTCGCCGGTCTGGCCGGCGCCGCCGCGATGGCCGCCGGCACGGTCCTCACCAAGCGCTGGGGCCGCCCGGAGGGGGTCGGCCCGCTGGCCATGACCGGCTGGCAGCTGACCGCCGGCGGCCTGCTGCTCCTCCCGCTCGCCGCCCTCGTCGAGGGCGCCCCGCCCGCCCTCACCGGCGGCAACCTGCTCGGCTACGCGTACCTGGCGATCGCCAACACCGCGGTCGGCTACTGGCTCTGGTTCCGCGGCATCGGCCGGCTGCCCGCCGTCTCGGTGGCCTTCCTCGGCCTGCTCAGCCCGGTCTCCGCCGCGCTGATCGGCTGGGCCGCCCTGGCGCAGGCGCTGACCCCGCTCCAGCTGCTCGGTATGGCGGTCGCCCTGACCGGCACCCTGCTCGCCCAGCGCCCCGCCGCCCGCAAGCCGGCAGTCGCCGGCAAGCCCACAGCCGCCCACACCCCGACCCTCGCCGGCACGCGGTACGGCGACCGGCTCGCCCGCCGCTGA
- a CDS encoding MFS transporter — MLSKRSPGFPGERSLMTALAIDALGNGMYVPFSLVFFRHVTGLPLAVIGLVLTVTGLVGMAALPLVGAAVDRFGARRMQIALHLVRAAGFAAYPLAPSLPAFAAVSLVTAVATRGYPAVQQARIGELTSGAGLERVNALGRSLANAGLGAGSLLAALLVGLAGDRGYTVAALLNAASFLAAAALVRRVPEPTEGTGATEGGPGTEGTGATEGGPGTEGTAATGATGAARRGSGQPGYRAVLGDRPFLGLATANLLISLGYTSLAVLLPVYVTGVLHASASLAGLAFAVNTVLCAALGVPAGLAVRRFATRNRAAATGAALFAAGFLVQALLVPAAGRFTTAGLLAVVVVVTLGEIVHNPAASALVTATAPAAVRGRYLAAYQLSWSLSAALAPSLLTGLLALDTRLPWLVLAAATLAGAGLLLRLERRLPAEAVRPEARRPALATAA; from the coding sequence ATGCTTTCGAAAAGGAGCCCGGGCTTCCCCGGCGAACGCAGCCTGATGACGGCCCTGGCCATCGACGCCCTCGGCAACGGCATGTACGTCCCGTTCAGCCTGGTCTTCTTCCGCCACGTCACCGGGCTGCCGCTGGCCGTCATCGGCCTGGTCCTCACCGTCACCGGCCTGGTCGGGATGGCGGCGCTGCCGCTGGTCGGCGCCGCCGTGGACCGGTTCGGCGCCCGCCGGATGCAGATCGCCCTCCACCTGGTACGGGCCGCCGGCTTCGCCGCCTACCCGCTCGCCCCGTCGCTGCCCGCCTTCGCCGCCGTCAGCCTGGTCACCGCCGTCGCCACCCGCGGCTACCCGGCCGTCCAGCAGGCCAGGATCGGCGAACTCACCTCCGGCGCCGGCCTGGAGCGCGTGAACGCCCTCGGCCGCAGCCTCGCCAACGCCGGACTTGGCGCCGGAAGCCTGCTCGCCGCCCTGCTGGTCGGGCTGGCCGGCGACCGCGGGTACACCGTCGCCGCCCTGCTCAACGCCGCCAGCTTCCTGGCCGCCGCCGCCCTGGTCCGCCGCGTCCCCGAGCCCACCGAGGGCACCGGGGCCACCGAGGGCGGTCCGGGTACCGAGGGCACCGGGGCCACCGAGGGCGGTCCGGGTACCGAGGGCACCGCCGCCACCGGCGCCACCGGCGCGGCCCGCCGCGGCAGCGGGCAGCCGGGCTACCGGGCCGTCCTCGGCGACCGGCCGTTCCTCGGCCTGGCCACCGCCAACCTGCTGATCTCCCTCGGTTACACCTCGCTCGCGGTGCTCCTCCCGGTGTACGTGACCGGCGTCCTGCACGCCTCCGCCTCGCTGGCCGGCCTCGCCTTCGCCGTCAACACCGTGCTCTGCGCCGCCCTCGGCGTCCCCGCCGGGCTCGCCGTCCGACGGTTCGCCACCCGCAACCGCGCCGCCGCCACCGGGGCCGCCCTGTTCGCCGCCGGATTCCTGGTCCAGGCCCTGCTGGTGCCCGCGGCCGGACGGTTCACCACCGCCGGACTGCTGGCCGTGGTGGTCGTGGTCACCCTCGGCGAGATCGTCCACAACCCCGCCGCCTCCGCCCTGGTCACCGCCACCGCCCCGGCCGCCGTCCGTGGCCGCTACCTGGCCGCCTACCAGCTCTCCTGGTCGCTCTCCGCCGCCCTCGCCCCCTCCCTGCTCACCGGCCTGCTGGCGCTCGACACCCGGCTGCCCTGGCTGGTGCTGGCCGCCGCCACCCTGGCCGGCGCCGGCCTGCTGCTCCGCCTGGAGCGCCGCCTGCCGGCCGAGGCCGTCCGCCCCGAGGCGCGGCGACCTGCCCTGGCCACCGCCGCCTGA
- a CDS encoding MarR family winged helix-turn-helix transcriptional regulator, whose product MTSSADAAPDPHRAADPVDAITAQWRQERPDLAEGLHAMEAFGRIYRLSRGMGEQMERAYAPFGIGRGEFDVLATLRRAGEPFSLSPRELTATLMLTTGGMTGRLDKLERAGLVTRSPDPNDRRGLRITLTPEGRSTVDAAVAAGIAVQRRAVDTLGPERAARLNDLLRDLLTSLED is encoded by the coding sequence ATGACCAGCAGCGCCGACGCCGCCCCCGACCCGCACCGCGCCGCCGACCCGGTGGACGCGATCACCGCCCAGTGGCGCCAGGAACGGCCCGACCTGGCGGAGGGGCTGCACGCCATGGAGGCCTTCGGGCGGATCTACCGGCTCTCCCGCGGCATGGGCGAGCAGATGGAGCGCGCGTACGCGCCGTTCGGGATCGGGCGCGGCGAGTTCGACGTGCTGGCCACCCTGCGCCGGGCCGGCGAGCCGTTCTCCCTCTCGCCGCGTGAACTGACCGCCACCCTGATGCTGACCACCGGCGGCATGACCGGCCGCCTGGACAAGCTGGAGCGGGCCGGCCTGGTCACCCGCTCCCCCGACCCGAACGACCGCCGCGGCCTGCGGATCACCCTCACCCCCGAGGGCCGGTCCACCGTCGACGCGGCGGTGGCCGCGGGGATCGCCGTCCAGCGCCGCGCCGTCGACACCCTCGGCCCCGAGCGGGCCGCCCGGCTCAACGACCTGCTGCGGGACCTGCTGACCTCACTGGAAGACTGA
- the sigJ gene encoding RNA polymerase sigma factor SigJ yields MSDDGSAGTMDAFEANRRYLGTVAYRLLGSFTDAEDVLQEAWLRWRAVDRSEVAEPRAYLTTVVTRLCYDQLGSARARRESYVGEWLPEPLISEDAGPDRLAELGEEVSLAVLAVMEQLTPAERAAFVLHDVFAVGFDEIAATLDRTPDAARQLASRARRRVRSGGRRGRVDAAEHRQAVTAFAAATANGDIQALLTVLDPDVVWHSDGGGIVSAGTRPVLGADRVSRLLAGLVAKWFTPEATIQPVLVNGEPALAWYPTPGRIGGVIAFTVADGRITEAFAVVNPEKLTHIL; encoded by the coding sequence GTGAGTGACGACGGGTCAGCAGGGACGATGGACGCCTTCGAGGCCAACCGCCGCTACCTCGGCACCGTCGCGTACCGGCTGCTGGGCTCGTTCACCGACGCCGAGGACGTGCTCCAGGAGGCGTGGCTGCGCTGGCGCGCCGTCGACCGCTCCGAGGTGGCCGAGCCCCGCGCGTACCTCACCACCGTGGTCACCCGGCTCTGCTACGACCAGCTCGGCTCCGCCCGCGCCCGCCGCGAGAGCTACGTCGGCGAGTGGCTGCCCGAGCCGCTGATCTCCGAGGACGCCGGTCCGGACCGGTTGGCCGAGCTGGGCGAGGAGGTCTCGCTGGCCGTGCTCGCCGTGATGGAGCAGCTCACCCCGGCCGAGCGGGCCGCCTTCGTGCTGCACGACGTGTTCGCCGTCGGCTTCGACGAGATCGCCGCCACCCTCGACCGCACCCCGGACGCGGCCCGCCAGCTCGCCTCCCGGGCCCGTCGCCGGGTCCGCTCCGGCGGGCGGCGCGGCCGGGTGGACGCCGCCGAGCACCGGCAGGCGGTCACCGCCTTCGCCGCGGCCACCGCGAACGGGGACATCCAGGCCCTGCTGACCGTGCTCGACCCGGACGTGGTCTGGCACTCGGACGGCGGCGGCATCGTCTCCGCCGGCACCCGCCCGGTGCTGGGCGCCGACCGTGTCTCCCGCCTGCTCGCCGGCCTGGTCGCCAAGTGGTTCACCCCGGAGGCCACCATCCAGCCGGTGCTGGTCAACGGCGAGCCGGCGCTGGCCTGGTACCCGACCCCGGGCCGGATCGGCGGCGTGATCGCCTTCACCGTGGCCGACGGCCGGATCACCGAGGCCTTCGCCGTGGTCAACCCGGAGAAGCTCACCCACATCCTGTGA
- a CDS encoding NAD(P)/FAD-dependent oxidoreductase has translation MSGKHIVVIGAGYAGLAAATRIGRRDRVTLIAPETRFQHRVRQHEAAAGRPEHRPTIADVLRGRQVTHRQARVTELDLEARKLHLDDGGAPIAYDTLVYALGSRTAGRDVPGAAEHAYSAERAAELRERIAQAPAPGTVAVVGGGATGIELATELAEAHPDWQVRIVSADRVGGWFSPRGRAHVLAVLARLGVRVDEHARVTSVSADGLRTDTGRIPADLVVWAASMEPHPLAAEAGLAVTPDGRARVDGHLRSLSHPEVHVVGDAAAVEVPGVGPLRMGCVTALPMGQYVGRLLSGRTTRPFDFRFLLQCLSLGRGEALVQFVRPDDSMRSAVLTGALGRLTKALIVRAVISGLR, from the coding sequence ATGAGCGGCAAGCACATCGTCGTGATCGGCGCCGGCTACGCGGGCCTGGCCGCGGCCACCCGGATCGGCCGCCGCGACCGGGTCACCCTGATCGCCCCGGAGACCCGGTTCCAGCACCGGGTCCGCCAGCACGAGGCCGCCGCCGGACGCCCCGAGCACCGTCCCACCATCGCCGACGTGCTGCGCGGCCGGCAGGTGACCCACCGCCAGGCCCGGGTCACCGAGCTCGACCTGGAGGCCCGCAAGCTCCACCTCGACGACGGCGGCGCCCCGATCGCCTACGACACCCTGGTGTACGCCCTGGGCAGCCGCACCGCCGGCCGGGACGTCCCCGGCGCCGCCGAGCACGCCTACTCCGCCGAACGGGCCGCCGAGCTGCGGGAGCGGATCGCCCAGGCCCCCGCCCCCGGCACCGTCGCGGTGGTCGGCGGCGGCGCCACCGGCATCGAGCTGGCCACCGAACTCGCCGAGGCCCACCCCGACTGGCAGGTCCGGATCGTCTCGGCGGACCGGGTCGGCGGCTGGTTCTCGCCCCGCGGCCGCGCCCACGTGCTCGCGGTGCTGGCCCGGCTCGGCGTCCGGGTGGACGAGCACGCCCGGGTCACCTCGGTTTCCGCGGACGGGCTGCGCACCGACACCGGCCGGATCCCGGCCGACCTGGTCGTCTGGGCCGCCTCGATGGAGCCGCACCCGCTCGCCGCCGAGGCCGGCCTGGCCGTCACCCCGGACGGCCGCGCCCGGGTCGACGGCCACCTGCGCTCGCTCTCCCACCCGGAGGTGCACGTGGTCGGCGACGCGGCCGCGGTGGAGGTCCCGGGCGTCGGCCCGCTGCGGATGGGCTGCGTCACCGCCCTGCCCATGGGCCAGTACGTCGGCCGGCTGCTGAGCGGGCGGACCACCCGGCCGTTCGACTTCCGGTTCCTCCTGCAGTGCCTCAGCCTCGGCCGCGGGGAGGCCCTGGTCCAGTTCGTCCGCCCCGACGACTCGATGCGCTCGGCCGTCCTCACCGGCGCCCTCGGCCGGCTCACCAAGGCGCTCATCGTCCGGGCCGTGATCTCCGGCCTGCGCTGA
- the lepA gene encoding translation elongation factor 4: MPATPSNVPEPSRTDPAVIRNFCIIAHIDHGKSTLADRMLQITGVVDPRQMRAQYLDRMDIERERGITIKSQAVRLPWAPRTGENAGTTHILNMIDTPGHVDFTYEVSRSLAACEGTILVVDAAQGIEAQTLANLYLALENDLTIIPVLNKIDLPAAQPEKYAAEIAHIIGCDPDDVLKVSAKTGLGVEDLLDHVVDKIPAPVGVKDAPARAMIFDSVYDAYRGVVTYVRVVDGQLTKRERIAMMSTGATHELLEIGVISPEPKVADGLGVGEVGYIITGVKDVRQSRVGDTITSQHKGATEALGGYKDPKPMVFSGLYPLDGSDYPLLRDALDKLRLNDAALVYEPETSVALGFGYRCGFLGLLHLEIIRERLEREFNLDLISTAPNVIYRVVMEDGSEHTVTNPSEFPTGKISEVYEPVVRGTILAPNEFVGAIMELCQSRRGSLQGMDYLSEDRVELRYTLPLAEIVFDFFDQLKSKTRGYASLDYEPIGEQSANLVKVDILLHGDAVDAFSAIVHKDKAYSYGVMMAGKLQKLIPRQQFEVPIQAAIGSRVIARETVRAIRKDVLAKCYGGDISRKRKLLEKQKEGKKRMKMVGRVEVPQEAFIAALSTDAEAPKEKK; the protein is encoded by the coding sequence CACCGGTGTGGTCGACCCGCGTCAGATGCGCGCCCAGTACCTCGACCGCATGGACATCGAGCGTGAGCGCGGCATCACCATCAAGTCGCAGGCGGTCCGCCTCCCCTGGGCGCCCCGGACCGGCGAGAACGCCGGGACCACGCACATCCTGAACATGATCGACACCCCGGGCCACGTGGACTTCACGTACGAGGTGTCCCGCTCCCTGGCGGCCTGCGAGGGCACCATCCTGGTGGTCGACGCGGCCCAGGGCATCGAGGCGCAGACCCTCGCCAACCTGTACCTGGCGCTGGAGAACGACCTCACGATCATCCCGGTCCTCAACAAGATCGACCTGCCGGCCGCGCAGCCCGAGAAGTACGCGGCGGAGATCGCGCACATCATCGGCTGCGACCCGGACGACGTGCTCAAGGTCAGCGCGAAGACCGGTCTCGGCGTCGAGGACCTGCTGGACCACGTGGTCGACAAGATCCCGGCCCCGGTCGGCGTCAAGGACGCCCCCGCCCGCGCGATGATCTTCGACTCGGTGTACGACGCCTACCGCGGCGTGGTCACCTACGTCCGTGTCGTGGACGGTCAGCTGACCAAGCGCGAGCGCATCGCGATGATGTCCACGGGCGCCACCCACGAACTGCTGGAGATCGGCGTCATCTCGCCCGAGCCGAAGGTCGCCGACGGCCTCGGCGTCGGCGAGGTGGGCTACATCATCACCGGTGTGAAGGACGTCCGGCAGTCCCGGGTCGGTGACACCATCACCTCGCAGCACAAGGGTGCCACCGAGGCGCTGGGCGGCTACAAGGACCCGAAGCCGATGGTGTTCTCGGGCCTCTACCCGCTGGACGGCTCGGACTACCCGCTGCTCCGCGACGCCCTGGACAAGCTGCGTCTCAACGACGCCGCGCTGGTCTACGAGCCGGAGACCTCGGTCGCGCTCGGCTTCGGCTACCGCTGTGGCTTCCTCGGCCTGCTGCACCTGGAGATCATCCGGGAGCGCCTGGAGCGCGAGTTCAACCTCGACCTGATCTCCACCGCCCCGAACGTGATCTACCGGGTGGTCATGGAGGACGGCTCCGAGCACACCGTCACCAACCCGAGCGAGTTCCCCACCGGCAAGATCTCCGAGGTGTACGAGCCGGTCGTGCGCGGCACGATCCTCGCCCCCAACGAGTTCGTCGGCGCGATCATGGAGCTCTGCCAGTCCCGCCGCGGCAGCCTCCAGGGCATGGACTACCTCTCCGAGGACCGCGTCGAGCTGCGCTACACCCTCCCGCTGGCCGAGATCGTCTTCGACTTCTTCGACCAGCTGAAGTCCAAGACCCGCGGCTACGCCTCGCTGGACTACGAGCCCATCGGCGAGCAGAGCGCCAACCTGGTCAAGGTGGACATCCTGCTGCACGGCGACGCGGTGGACGCGTTCTCCGCGATCGTGCACAAGGACAAGGCCTACAGCTACGGCGTGATGATGGCCGGCAAGCTGCAGAAGCTGATCCCGCGCCAGCAGTTCGAGGTGCCGATCCAGGCCGCCATCGGTTCCCGGGTGATCGCCCGTGAGACCGTCCGCGCCATCCGCAAGGACGTCCTCGCCAAGTGCTACGGCGGTGACATCTCGCGTAAGCGGAAGCTGCTGGAGAAGCAGAAGGAGGGCAAGAAGCGGATGAAGATGGTCGGCCGGGTGGAGGTCCCGCAGGAGGCCTTCATCGCCGCGCTGTCCACCGACGCCGAGGCGCCGAAGGAGAAGAAGTAG